A portion of the Fusobacterium nucleatum genome contains these proteins:
- the lpxD gene encoding UDP-3-O-(3-hydroxymyristoyl)glucosamine N-acyltransferase has translation MEYRVTDIITLLNAEYKGEVVEKVSKLSPFFHSDEKSLTFAADEKFLKNLSQTKAKVIIVPDIDLPLIEGKGYIVVKDSPRVIMPKLLHFFSRNLKKIEKMREDSAKIGENVDIAPNVYIGHDVVIGNNVKIFPNVTIGEGSIIGDGTVIYSNVSIREFVEIGKNCVIQPGAVIGSDGFGFVKVNGNNTKIDQIGTVIVEDEVEIGANTTIDRGAIGDTIIKKYTKIDNLVQIAHNDIIGENCLIISQVGIAGSTTIGNNVTLAGQVGVAGHLEIGDNTMIGAQSGVPGNVEANKILSGHPLVDHREDMKIRVAMKKLPELLKRVKALEEKK, from the coding sequence ATGGAATATAGAGTAACTGACATCATAACTCTTCTTAATGCTGAATATAAAGGAGAGGTTGTAGAAAAAGTTTCTAAACTTTCTCCTTTTTTTCATTCAGATGAGAAGAGTTTAACATTTGCAGCAGATGAAAAGTTTTTAAAAAATTTATCTCAAACAAAAGCAAAAGTAATTATAGTTCCAGATATTGACTTGCCACTAATTGAAGGGAAAGGATATATTGTAGTAAAAGATAGTCCAAGAGTAATAATGCCAAAACTTTTACATTTTTTTAGTAGAAATTTAAAGAAAATTGAAAAGATGAGAGAAGATTCTGCTAAAATTGGAGAAAATGTTGATATTGCTCCTAATGTATATATAGGACATGATGTGGTTATTGGAAATAATGTAAAAATTTTTCCTAATGTAACTATTGGAGAAGGATCTATAATTGGAGATGGAACAGTAATTTATTCAAATGTAAGTATAAGAGAATTTGTAGAAATTGGTAAAAATTGTGTAATTCAACCTGGAGCTGTAATTGGTTCTGATGGTTTTGGTTTTGTAAAAGTAAATGGAAATAATACTAAAATTGATCAAATAGGAACCGTTATAGTTGAAGATGAAGTTGAAATTGGTGCAAATACAACTATTGATAGAGGTGCTATTGGAGATACAATTATAAAAAAATACACAAAGATTGACAATTTAGTTCAAATAGCTCATAATGATATCATAGGAGAAAATTGTTTGATAATATCACAAGTTGGAATAGCAGGAAGTACAACAATAGGAAATAATGTTACTTTAGCAGGACAAGTTGGAGTAGCAGGGCATCTTGAAATTGGAGATAATACTATGATAGGTGCTCAATCAGGTGTTCCTGGAAATGTTGAAGCAAACAAAATTTTATCAGGACATCCATTAGTGGACCATAGAGAAGATATGAAAATAAGAGTTGCCATGAAAAAGCTTCCAGAACTTTTAAAAAGAGTAAAGGCTTTAGAAGAAAAGAAATAA